The Leptospira montravelensis nucleotide sequence TCATGGAAATCCATTGGATTTGGTGCCTGAAATCCATATCGATTTTGGATTTCTTCCCATAGATGGTCCATACAAAGTTTAGAGTTTGGATCGAAGGTTTCGACCATTCGAATCACGAAATTTTGATTTTTCAATGTAGAAAGATGAACTTCCTTATATTAAAATTTGCAAATACTATTTTAAGGTGGTGAGAAATTGAGGACTGTTGTATAGGGAAGTTATTGGGTGGCGGGTGGTCACACCCCACCCAATCAGGGCGGGGATACTTACATCCAACCAGTACCACCCCAAAAAAAAGCCCCCATTCCTGGAGGCTTCTCTTTCAACCGAATTTCTTTTAGAAAATCTTAGTCTTTTTTGGAAGCTGCTTCTTTGATTACATAAGCTGCAATTTCGTTCTTTTGGATTTGAGTCGTTCCTTCGAAGATCGTGAGGATTTTAGAATCTCTCATTAACTTCTCAACAGGATACTCTTTTGTGTATCCGTATCCACCAAAAATTTGAACTGCGTCAGTTGCACACTGAACCGCACATTCAGAAGCGTATGCTTTTGCAATCGCAGAGTATTTTGGAAGGTTAGGATCGTTTGCATCAGAAAGACGAGCTGCTTTATAAGTGATTTCCCTTGCAGTTTCTACTTTGATAGACATATCAGCTAACATGTGTTGCACTGCTTGGAAAGTTCCGATTTTAACACCGAACTGTTCTCTCTCACGTGCATAACGAGCTGCGTGGTCAAGTGCTGCTTGCGCTACACCCACTCCCATCACCGCTACGAACGGACGAGAAGCATTCAAAGTTTGGAGTGCGTAAACGAAACCTAGGTTTTCTTTTCCTACTAATTGTTCTTCGCTCACTTCACAATCTTCAAAAATAACTTGGTGTGTGGAAGAGGCTCTAATTCCGAGTTTATCTTCTTTTTTACCAACAGTTAGACCTTTTGCGTTACGTGGAACATAGAAACAAGAGACTCCACGTGTTCCGCGGTTTTTATCAGTATAAGCAAATACAGTAAAGGCTTGGGCATCAGAGGCACCAGTGATCCATTGTTTTGCACCATTGATGATCCATTTGTCGCCTTTTTTCTCAGCGCGAGTGGTCATACCAGGAACGTCAGAACCAGCACCAGGCTCAGACAAACAGAAAGAAACTCCGAACTTTCCGTCCGCAATTTCAGGAAGCCATTTTAATTTTTGTTCGTGAGTTGCACCTTTTAGAATGGGAAGGATTCCAAGACCAGTGTAAGCAAATCCTAATGCGATCCCAAGGCATCCACGAGAAAGTTCCTCGATAGCTAAACACTGTTCTATCGCACCAAGTCCCCATCCACCGTATTCTTCCGGAATCACAAGACCGTTAATTCCGAGCTCCGAACGCATTTTATTGATGAGTTCAGTTGGGTGTTGGTTTTTCTCATCCCAGTGCAAGGCTACTTCATGCGGGATTTCTTTTTTTACGAAGTTACGAACTAAATCTCTGATCTCAAGTTGTTGCTCTGTGAATTGGCTATACATTCCGGGATGTTCCTTATGAGAATGGGGTATTTACTACCTTTTTTCGTACGACCCTTCCTATGCCAAGGGTTTTTCTCTCTTTACAAGAAAGCAAATCCAATGTAATATTTTCCATTTGTATGGCTAAATCGTGTTCTTTATTCCACAAGCTTCGACAGCTGTCTGCTGTTTTCCTAATCACCGTTTCCTTTGTTTTAGTTTCCTGTGCGGGGCGTCCCAAGTATGAACCCAAGGCAAACTTAAGTTATGCGAACTTTGAAGTTTACTTCCAAGAGAAGTTAGCCGAAAGCAAACGCAAAAACCATAGACCAGGAAACGAAGAACGTTACATCAGTTTTGGTAAAAAAACTCCACTGGCATTTTTATACATTCATGGCTTTGGCGCTTCACGAGCAGAAGGCGAAGAAGTGATGGAAAAATTGGCTAAAAAATTTAAAGCCAATACTTACCTACTACGTCTGCCAGGTCATGGAACCAACAAAGAAGATCAAAGAGATCAAAATTTTAACAACTATTTAGATGCATCACGTGAAGCTTTATATATGATGCAATCACAAGGAGATCGTGTTGTTGTGTTTGGAAGTTCGATGGGAGGCCTACTTGCGACTTGGCTTGCTTCTGAATATCCCGAAGAAGTAGATGGTCTTGTTTTAGCAAATCCATTCTATGCACCTGTAGATGGAAGTTTGAATATTCTAAATTACCCTGGTGGACTTACCTTCATTCATTTACTGAAAGGAAAAGTTAGATCATCATCTCACAATAACAATCCAAAGGTACTACCAGAACGAAATAACTTTTGGTATCCAGAACAATACTTTTCGGCCCTTGTGGGTGTGAATGATTTAAAAAACTATGCTGCAGTTCCTACGGTATTTCGTAAGGTAACTTCACCCGCCTTACTCTTGTATTACTATAAAAATGAAAAAGAACAAGATCCAACAGCGAGTGTTCCAAAAATGTTAGAAGGATATACCAACTTTGGATTAGATAAAACTCCAAATCCACTCAACCGAAAGGTAGCCGTGGAAAATGGAATGCATGTACTTATGTCGAAGTGGGTGATCACTGACAAAGCATTTATTGAGGCACAAACTGAAAAATGGCTCATAGAACTATCTAAGTCCAAGTAAAAACAGTCTATAGATAACTGTAGGCTAATAAATCTACAAAAAGGGAGATTTGATTTCTATGAAAGCATCCAAGGAACGAATTGCACTGGTCACAGGGGCCAACCGAGGGATTGGGAAACAAGTCTCCATTGATCTGGCAAAACAAGGAATCTATGTTCTAATTGGTGCCAGAAATCCGGGAGAGGCCGAAGATACTTTAGCGGCAGTGAAAGCTGTCGGAAAAGGAGAAATCCTCTCACTGGATGTTTCCAAGGAACACAGTATCAGTGCGGCTCTAGATACCATCACAGGTAGTTTCGGTAAACTCGATATCCTTGTGAACAATGCAGGGATCTTTGCCGATCCTGGTTCTTTCTTTGATACTACAAGTGAAGATCTTCATAGAACCCTTCTTGTGAATTTATACGGTCCCCTTCGATTGATCCAAACTTTTTTACCAATGATGATTCAAAACGATTTCGGTCGTATTGTCAATGTTAGTTCAGGAATGGGACAACTTTCTGATATGGGCGGTGGGTATCCAGCCTACCGTATCTCTAAAACAGCCATCAATGCCCTCACCAATGTAGCAAGTGCGGAAGCAGTTGGCAAAAATATTAAAATCAATTCGGTATGTCCTGGTTGGGTAAAAACGGATATGGGTGGGGCTAGTGCTACAAGGCCTGTGGAAAAAGGTGCCGAAACCATTGTTTGGGCTGCCACATTACCTGATGGTGGACCTACAGGAAAATTCTTTAGGGATAAAAAAGAGATAAGTTGGTAGGTGGGGGAGCCACTTTCGTCTCAATAGCTTCCCGCTATAAGTAAGACGATTTTGACCAAAACCTAAAATGGATTACATAAAATATAAAGTTCTACTTTTACTCTTACTTATATCAACAAATCCAATATTTGCGAAAATCATTGATACCTCAACGTTAGAAGAGGATGATATTATTTTTCATGAATCAAACTTATAGCAAACAACTGCATTTAAATTAGAAAAAAAATCTAAATACAAACATGTCGGAATTATTTTTAAATATGGAAAACCCTTTAAAGTAATTGATTACAGTGATGGAGCGATATGTAAATTCTCTGTTAGGAGTGGTTTATTTTTTTTGTGACAAGTTTGACAATGTCGTCAAAGGAATTCAGGTTTTTAGCTTCTTCGTTACTAATTTCTATTTTGAAATTATTTTCCAACCTTTCGATGATTTCAATATCTGCAAATTCATCTGTATATTTCCATAAAAACAAGATTAATTGAGGAAACATAGCGACGTTTCTTGAAAAGAAAAATACCAATATAGTAAAAAACTACCATTAGAATTGTTACATAAATTATCATTTTAATTTATAAACTTATTTTGCTTTTTAGTTATTTCATTTACTTTTAGAAAATAATCGTTTTCGAATGATTGAAATATTTTTTAATGAAGAACGAAACAAGGTCCGGCAAACACCTTGTTTTTCGGTAACTAAACTCTGGTTCCTACCCAATCTTTCCGAGTAACTTATCTAACTCCAAATAACATTCGGCCATACCATCAGCCGCGCCTGATTCCACCATCATCTTACAAACCTCTGGCGACGCATAACGACAGAGATGAGTCATCAGTGTCCGATTCCCTTCGCTTGTAAATGTGCGAGATTCGAAAGTAGCATTGGGATCTTCGGGAGCATTTTGATCAAAAGTCGACATATCAAAAATGTAATTTTCTGTATTGGCCAATTTCTCAGGAATCACAACCTCTCGAAATGTTCCGTATACTCCTGATTTGTTTCCGTCTTTATCTGCATAGAGATACAAGTATTTGCCACCTACTTTCAGATCTTGTTTACAAGTATCAAGAACCATACCTTCGGGACCGATGAGCCATTTTTTCATTAACTCCGGTTTGGTATGACAATCAAAAACCAACTCCCTTGGTGCAGAGAAGTACCTTGTAAACACAACTTCTGTTTCACTTCGCTGTTCCATCTTTACTTCATTTTTCTCTGATTTCATTTTTTCTTATCCCCTTTCGTTTGAATTGTTTGTAATTCTACAAGTAGTCCATCTAACACCTGATACCTTTTTTCCCACATCTGGCGGTATTTTTCGATCCAATCGATTGCTGTTTTGAGCGGTGCTGTTTCCAACCGACGGGGCCTTTCTTGGGCTCGGACAGTAGTGGAAATAAGGCCTGCCTCTTCCAAAACTTTAAGGTGTTTGGAAATGGCGGGTTGGCTCATCCGAAAGGGTTTGGAAAGTTCCATAACGGTTAAGTCCCCTTTCGCAAGGCGCATGAGAATGGCCCTACGAGTGGGGTCAGCAAGAGCAGAGAATGTAGCGTCAAGAGTTTGCATAACTAAATGGTTATATAAAAATCTAGCTATATACATGATAAAAGTCAAATCTATTTTGAGAGAAAAAGAGGAAAACAATTACTTATTGAGACGGGTTTTTCAGTATTTCTTTCGTATGATTCCAAGGTTCCCTTTAAAACCGGATCTCGAACCTGTCTAAAGAAAGATCAAAACTTAAATGAAACTACAGAAATCCATACAATTTCTCAATTGGACCGGCAAAGTAACCAATGTACGTTCGCAAATTTAATAAAAACAATATAGAAATCGCAATTGTTGATTCAGAAGAAACGCTGATCAAAGACGGTTCCACGGCCTTGGACTTTTTTGCCACCATTCAATACGATTCGGGGTGTGATCGTTTTGTATTGAAACAATCACATTTTGTTTCAGACTTCTTTGAACTAAAATCAGGAATTGCTGGTGAAGTATTACAAAAAATAGTCAACTACAGAATGAAACTGGCAATTGTAGGTGATTTTTCTATCTATTCTAGCAAAAGCCTAAGTGATTTTATCTATGAAATGAATTCAGGGAAAGATGTTTTTTTTCTGAAATCAGAAGAGGAAGCCATCGACCGTTTAGCTAATATTTAATGGAGATCTAAGGCTAAATTCAAAGCCGGAGTAAATCCTGTCAATTTAGAGGTTTGATTAGGTCCCCATTCTTCTGAATCAAAAAGTCGATGATCGCATGACTTTCAGTAGGTGAACTAAAAATCCGATTGGGTAAAATCAACGCCTGAATGTTCGAAATATATATGTAAAGAGCCTCTGGTCCAATGGACAATCTAACAAGATTTTCATAGGGAATTTTTGACTCCACGTTTTTGGTTTGGGTCAGTATGTATAAATCTTCAAATCGAATGATAAGTTCCGATTCAATAAATTCCCTCCCTTCCGTATAGAATTTGTTAAAGTATTTAATCAACTTCCTTTTTCGAGTCAAACGAAGATACACATAATATAGAAGGTTTAAAAACAAATACAGAAGCGCAAAAATGTTAATTTCTTTGGGGTATGTAGTAAAGAATATCACAACAGAAATAATGGTAGTCACGGACAAAAAGATTTCTGGGTAGAATTTCTGATATCTAGTACCAAAGGAATTGTGATGATATAAGGAAAACAATGATAAGTCTTCTAATTTTTGAATATATTTAAATTCATTCATTCCGGGTCTCCACTCTTTCAGATTTTATCACACCTAACAGATACCACTATAAATTCATCAAGCGGCTTCTTTCCCACGAGCCACTTCTAAAAATGAAAACTAATTTTAGGAAAAACAATTAATTGCAACAAAATTGAAACTATTTCGAGAATATAGCAAGTTATACTAAAGTCAAGACAGAACCCATTTTTATAGAATAGTTCTATTACAAAGAAAATACATTACGTTCAAACGGGACCAAGGAAAAAACCAAGTGACTATAATCTGAACTACTAATTTATCTATAAATAATTCTTGCACTCCATTATAATTAAATTCATGTTAGTCTGTATTTTAAAAAACTACTCCTTTACCTTATTTTCCTTTGGAACTCTAGAATAGGATACTTTGAATACTATGTGGAAAATCACTCAAAAGAGTCTGCTTTTTGTATTGATGTTCCTAATCAAAACTATTTGATTCCTGGACTAAATACTGAATATCAGATGGTCAGCGGAATTTATCCCTGCGACGATGTTGATTATTTTAAGGTGAATTTTAAAAACCAAAAGTTTGCATTGGATTACCGAGCAGAAGCAGCAAATTGGTTTCATATTCTTTTGGAAAATTCAAATGATATGAATGCCAAAATATCTTTCAAATTCCGAAACATTTATTTCCTCGTATACTTCGAAAACTAAAGGCGAAACAACCTTATTTCGAAAACAGAATAAATGATTGTAAGGAGCTCTTCTTGCGTTTACTTTCTTGTTTTATCATTTATTTTAAAAAAATCTTAATCGAAGAAACTTGGCAATTAAAACTGTAAAACGATACATATACCTTTTTCTATTTTAAAAAAAGAAAGGAATTGGCAATATAGTCATTTATTAAAATAATTGGCAGAGTCAAAGGCCAGCTAACAATGTTTGTATTTGAAAAAGCAAATCACAATTTTAGAAAACCAATCCTTACCTTGGGTTTTATATTAGTCTCAATGGTAACATTATTCTTTGATAATATTGATTCCTATGCATTTACACCCAAAAAAGAATTTGGTTCCAGTTTATTTGTTTCCTTTTTCTTTAACTCTTCTCTTTCGGAATGGTTTACCAATGCTATTTATTTATACATGTTTGCAGACAATATTGAAGATGTTGTCGGTCATTTTTATTTTTTCCTTCTCTTTCTATTCTTTGGAGTTCTCGCAAACCTAACATATTTTTTATTCCATATGAATTCCATTGTTCCAATTGTAGGAACTTCTGGAGTCATCTCTGGAATTTTAGGAATGTATTTTGTATTTTTCCCTAACGTAAAAAGTACGATGGTTTTTGAACGTGCCAGTTTCCGCGACGTTCCTATTTTAATCAGTTTGAGTATTTGGATTCTCATCCAATCCTATTTTTATATCGTAGAATTTCATTATCATACAAGAAGCACGTATGCGGGTCAAGTTGTGGCATTTTTAACAGGAGTTATCATAGCCCAGTTCTTTGTTCGTAACAATTTTTTAGATCGATTGGAACAAAATATACGCATTTCTACTTTTATTAACAAAACTGTCCTTTGCCCTTCATGTAACAAACCAATTCCTGCAAAAAAATACGGAAGAATTCATTGTTCCTCATGTAATACAAATTTCTTTTTCGACCGGCATGGAAAAAAATTTCTTTAATACTGTTTATTACTTTTGGATTGCCGGCAAATGATTGATTGTATGATGAATTATAGTTTTATATTTTTTTAATATGTATTTACCACTTCCGCTTCGTTCGTTCAGAGATGGCAAAAATCTTTTTGGGGGAACTAATACCTTTTAATTTGTGTTCCCCAAGTTCTTCCCAACGAATAGGAATTTGTTCTGCCAAACTTTCGGAGGCCAAAACTGCTTTTCCCAATTCTCCACACATACCAGCAATGCGACTCGTTAAATTGACCGCCTCTCCAATCACAGTAAAGTCGAGTCTCTCGGTTGAGCCAATGTTTCCATAAAGGATTTCCCCAGAATGCAGACCAACTCCATGATGAATGGGTAATTTTTCTTCTAATTCTCTGGTTTGATTATGTAAAAATAACCTTTCACCTAACTTTCGAACAGCGAGAAGGACTTTTTTTCCAACAAAGGTTTTATTGGATTCGGTATAGGGAAATACAGCTAAAATCCCATCTCCCAATAATTTTAAAACTTCTCCTCCATGAGCTTCGATGAGTGGGATGGCTAGTCCAAAATAATCATTTAATAACTGTATGATTTCCGGCGGTGATAACTTTTCACTCATTCCAGAATAATTGCGTATGTCCGAAAACCAAATCACTGATTTGATTTTGTCAAGTTCCCCTAAATAAATTTTTCCAGAATACACTGTCGAACCAGTGCGTTTTCCCAAATAAATACTGAGCAATGATTCCGTTAATTCATTTTGGATGAAGTTCATCCATTGTAAGGAGAGTATCTTTAAAACTTGGTTTAAAAAAATTTGTTCTTCGTTAGACCAACCATTCGTTTTGTCTGTTACTAAACTTAAAAAAGCATAACTGACCCCTTTTTGTAAAATGGGGACTGCTAAATATCCAGTGGCACCCAACTGAGCCAAATCGTCGAGGATTGGATAAGGTCTTGATTTTCCATGATTTCCCGCAAAATCAAAGTAATACGGTTTTTTTGTAGACATCACATGTTGTACAGGACTTACAGCAAATTGAGAAGACTGCAAAGATCCCAATCGAAATCGCACTTCACGAAGATATCCATTTTCAGATTCGATGGTTGACCTTGAATGTAACAAAGGAGTGGTGGAATCATCAAAATATTCTAATTTTCCTTTAGGAACCCAAGTATAAGACAAAGATTCCACTTGCGGATGTAGGGTACGCGTCCCCATATTGACACGTACAATTTGAAACCCTTGATTTTGTAAATATCCAATCCCTTTATCAAAAAGTTCGACAGAAGATTTCAAACCAGGCAATTCATTCGTATACCATTCTATAAATTCAGCGATCATTTTCCTATTTGACTTCCAAAGTTCACATATTGTCTTCTATATTAAGAAGATTGAATATACAACCATCTTGAACAATTGCAAGGAATTATTTGATTTATGAGATAAGTGGATAAAAGGGAAGGAAATAGAAAGAAAACATCATACCCTGCCAAATGACAGGGTATGCAATTTACAAAACTTATTTTAGTTTTGCATCTAAACGTTTTTGTACAGCTTCCATAAATTGGAAAGTATCCAATTCTTTTTTAGTAGCTGCTGTAGAAAGAGAAAGTAAGTCTTTTGTCATTTCACCACCTTCGATGGTTTCAATGATTGCTTCTTCCAGTTTCACTGCAAAGTTTACTAGTTCTGGAGTTCCATCTAGTTCCCCACGTTTTGCAAGAGCTCCCGTCCAAGCAAAAATAGATGCCACAGAGTTTGTAGAAGTGGTTTCTCCTTTTTGGTATTTACGGTAGTGACGAGTCACGGTTCCATGTGCTGCTTCGTATTCGTATTTTCCGTCTGGAGACACAAGAACAGAAGTCATAAGACCAAGGGAACCAAAACCAGAAGCAACCATATCACTCATAACGTCACCGTCGTAGTTCATCATCGCCCAAAGTTGTCCACCTTCGTTTTTCATGATTTGCGCAACCGCATCATCAATGAGGTAGTAACTATAAGTAATACCAGCAGCCTTCATTGCAGCTTCTTGTTCTTTTGCCATTTGATCAAAGATATCACGGAAACGAGCATGGTATTTTTTAGAAATAGTATCTTTTGTTGCAAACCAGATGCTGATTTTTTCAGACAAGGCGTAAGTGAAACATGCCTTTGCAAATGACTTGATAGATTCATCAAGGTTATGCATTGCAAGCGCAACTCCCGCACCTTTAAAATCGTTTACAAGTAGTCTTTGTTTTTCTTTTCCAGAAGCATCTGTGTAAACGAGTTCTACTTTTCCTGGACCATCTACAAGAATTTCTACGTCACGGTAAATATCACCGTAAGCATGTCTTCCAATTGCGATTGGTTTTTTCCAAGAATTTACAGCAGCCGGAATGTTTTTAATGATGATTGGTTTACGGAAAACAGTACCATCAAGGATGGCACGAATCGTTCCGTTAGGTGATTTCCATTCTTGTTTTAGGTTGTATTCTTTCACTCGGTCTGCATTTGGAGTGATGGTTGCACATTTAACCCCTACACCGTGTTTTTTGATTGCGTTAGCAGAATCAACAGTAACTTGGTCATCTGTTTTGTCGCGGTATTCAACACCTAAGTCATAGTATTCCAAAGTGATGTCTAAATAAGGGTAGATGAAACGATCTTTAATTTCTTTCCAGATAATTCTTGTCATTTCATCGCCGTCTAACTCAACAAGCGGTGTTTTTACTTTAATTTTTCCCATTGATTTCTCCTAAACTCATTCAATTTTTGATTCGCATAAAAACGTTTATGTGGGATTTACCATATGTAAATTCCACAGGTAGTGACAAAACTCAGTAGAATTATTGATCGCTCCTGAAATGGTATGAATTCCCGTAAGGGATGTATATCTTTTTCTATAAGCATCTCGTTCAGAAATCTGAGAAAGTTTTGTTTCCAATTGGACGAGAACCTCTTTCCAAGATTCACATTGTTCTTTCACCTGTGGGTCGGTTGCTTTTATTTTAAGATCTGTTGCCTTGGTGATCTGAATTTCCCAGAAATGAGATGGAAATGCCGGTGGTCTATACCTGTCCCGAATGGCTTCCAAATCCTTTTCAATGTCTTGGTCTTTAAAAACAGTAAAAAAGAAAAACCCGCTGATTCGTAATGAGAGAGGAAGGAAAAAACTAAAATTGCGATCGTAAGAAATCATCTGATGGAGAGTCCATTCTGCCGATTTCCCGCTATTTCTTTTATCGACAAAGGCCTTGGCATCAAACGAAGCCAATTCATCAAAACAGTATTGGGCAAACCGGAGTTTCTCTTTCCAGAATATTTCTAATATCTCTGTGACCATGCCTGTTTCGTTCATCTTGGATAGGGGAAAGTATTTTTCAAGTGAGAATCCTTTTTTAAGAACCAAAGTCAAAATTCTTCCACCCCGAAAAGTATGAAAGAAACCGAAGTCCTCTGGCGAGAGCTTGTGACAAAAAAAGAAGAATTCTTACATATCTTAAGAATTCTGAATCATTATTATGAAATGCGGGGAGAAACGAAATCCAAACAGTTTGCGTTTCGTCGTTCACTGGCCGATTCCGCACCGGAATCAGTACAAATTTTTTTTTCTAGACTGGGTCCTTTTGAATACCAAGTGGCTTGTCGAATTTTGCCAGAGGAACAAATCGAAACCTGGATCCATATCGATGGAATTGCAGAAGAAAGAGAAAGGTTAAAACAAATTGGCAATACAGAACATCCTGTCTTTTCGCTCGTTTGTCTGGGAGATTTGTTTGCACTAACTCTACCAAGCACCATTTCCATTTAAAGGGAATCCCTAAGAAAAATCTTGATTCTTTTCGAGTACCCGTCAGGATTTGCCGGTGTTTCGGCAATTCCTTCGACTCGTTTGTTTTTGTCTGTTGGTGGCAGTGCTGCCGGTGGAAAACTTACTAGCCCAAGATTTTAAAACACAACATTTCCCTGATGAAGGTTACCTGCAAGCTTGGAACTTTACCTTTCGAAATGAAAAATACAATCTTTTTGCAACCTTTCTAGTTAGTAATTTTGGTCCCGGATCACATAACAACGGTATATCTCTACTTTTAAAACCCAAAGACCAACCCGTTTTTTATTCCACTCGTGAATTTGATTCCGATGAATATGATTTTAAAAAAGGTCAGTTCTACCAAAGGAGTGGGGAGAATTGGATGGAATACAAAAACGGTATTTATTCCTTCTATATGAACTACGGGGATTGGGAAATCAAATTAGACTACAAACCCAGACGTGGTTCAGTGCCCATATCTCAAGGTAAATATCCTTTAAAAGATGATGGTAAATTTGTCCAAGCAGACATTCCATTTTCCTACTCGCAAGTAACAGGCACCATTCGATACAAAGAAGTTACGGAAGAGATCAAAGGTATTGGTGGTTTGGAACATATTTTAACAAATGAACCTGTGTATCAATTTTCAAAAAAATGGGAACTTGTAAGATCCATCACTAAGGATGGATATCGAATTTTTACAGGTGGGTTTGTTGGAACACCAAATTTTCCTGGTAGTTTTTTTAGGCGAGTGGCTGTCATCGACAACACTGGTCATTTGGTTTTAGAAGCGACAGTGGAACGAGTTGAAGTTTTGGACTGGGAAAAAGAACCTACTTCTGGTTATACGATACCAAAAAGAGAGGTTCTATATTTTAATGAAGGAAAATGTTCACTTCTTGTCAAACGAACTAAACCAATTGCAACGATGAGTGCTTTAGAAAACATTTCTTCGTTTTTAAGATTTTTTATCCAATTGTTTTTTGCCAAACCTTACCAGATCCATTGGCACGCAGATCTTAAATTAGATTGTCCCATTTGGTCAGGTGAGGCAAAAGGATACCATTCTAATTACTTAATCAATGAATGAACTGTAAAAGCGAATGTAGACGAAATTT carries:
- a CDS encoding acyl-CoA dehydrogenase family protein, whose product is MYSQFTEQQLEIRDLVRNFVKKEIPHEVALHWDEKNQHPTELINKMRSELGINGLVIPEEYGGWGLGAIEQCLAIEELSRGCLGIALGFAYTGLGILPILKGATHEQKLKWLPEIADGKFGVSFCLSEPGAGSDVPGMTTRAEKKGDKWIINGAKQWITGASDAQAFTVFAYTDKNRGTRGVSCFYVPRNAKGLTVGKKEDKLGIRASSTHQVIFEDCEVSEEQLVGKENLGFVYALQTLNASRPFVAVMGVGVAQAALDHAARYAREREQFGVKIGTFQAVQHMLADMSIKVETAREITYKAARLSDANDPNLPKYSAIAKAYASECAVQCATDAVQIFGGYGYTKEYPVEKLMRDSKILTIFEGTTQIQKNEIAAYVIKEAASKKD
- a CDS encoding alpha/beta hydrolase, translating into MPRVFLSLQESKSNVIFSICMAKSCSLFHKLRQLSAVFLITVSFVLVSCAGRPKYEPKANLSYANFEVYFQEKLAESKRKNHRPGNEERYISFGKKTPLAFLYIHGFGASRAEGEEVMEKLAKKFKANTYLLRLPGHGTNKEDQRDQNFNNYLDASREALYMMQSQGDRVVVFGSSMGGLLATWLASEYPEEVDGLVLANPFYAPVDGSLNILNYPGGLTFIHLLKGKVRSSSHNNNPKVLPERNNFWYPEQYFSALVGVNDLKNYAAVPTVFRKVTSPALLLYYYKNEKEQDPTASVPKMLEGYTNFGLDKTPNPLNRKVAVENGMHVLMSKWVITDKAFIEAQTEKWLIELSKSK
- a CDS encoding SDR family NAD(P)-dependent oxidoreductase; this encodes MKASKERIALVTGANRGIGKQVSIDLAKQGIYVLIGARNPGEAEDTLAAVKAVGKGEILSLDVSKEHSISAALDTITGSFGKLDILVNNAGIFADPGSFFDTTSEDLHRTLLVNLYGPLRLIQTFLPMMIQNDFGRIVNVSSGMGQLSDMGGGYPAYRISKTAINALTNVASAEAVGKNIKINSVCPGWVKTDMGGASATRPVEKGAETIVWAATLPDGGPTGKFFRDKKEISW
- a CDS encoding SRPBCC family protein gives rise to the protein MKSEKNEVKMEQRSETEVVFTRYFSAPRELVFDCHTKPELMKKWLIGPEGMVLDTCKQDLKVGGKYLYLYADKDGNKSGVYGTFREVVIPEKLANTENYIFDMSTFDQNAPEDPNATFESRTFTSEGNRTLMTHLCRYASPEVCKMMVESGAADGMAECYLELDKLLGKIG
- a CDS encoding ArsR/SmtB family transcription factor, with amino-acid sequence MQTLDATFSALADPTRRAILMRLAKGDLTVMELSKPFRMSQPAISKHLKVLEEAGLISTTVRAQERPRRLETAPLKTAIDWIEKYRQMWEKRYQVLDGLLVELQTIQTKGDKKK
- a CDS encoding DUF4180 domain-containing protein, with the translated sequence MYVRKFNKNNIEIAIVDSEETLIKDGSTALDFFATIQYDSGCDRFVLKQSHFVSDFFELKSGIAGEVLQKIVNYRMKLAIVGDFSIYSSKSLSDFIYEMNSGKDVFFLKSEEEAIDRLANI
- a CDS encoding YcxB family protein, with product MNEFKYIQKLEDLSLFSLYHHNSFGTRYQKFYPEIFLSVTTIISVVIFFTTYPKEINIFALLYLFLNLLYYVYLRLTRKRKLIKYFNKFYTEGREFIESELIIRFEDLYILTQTKNVESKIPYENLVRLSIGPEALYIYISNIQALILPNRIFSSPTESHAIIDFLIQKNGDLIKPLN
- a CDS encoding rhomboid family intramembrane serine protease, which encodes MFVFEKANHNFRKPILTLGFILVSMVTLFFDNIDSYAFTPKKEFGSSLFVSFFFNSSLSEWFTNAIYLYMFADNIEDVVGHFYFFLLFLFFGVLANLTYFLFHMNSIVPIVGTSGVISGILGMYFVFFPNVKSTMVFERASFRDVPILISLSIWILIQSYFYIVEFHYHTRSTYAGQVVAFLTGVIIAQFFVRNNFLDRLEQNIRISTFINKTVLCPSCNKPIPAKKYGRIHCSSCNTNFFFDRHGKKFL
- a CDS encoding adenylate/guanylate cyclase domain-containing protein, with product MIAEFIEWYTNELPGLKSSVELFDKGIGYLQNQGFQIVRVNMGTRTLHPQVESLSYTWVPKGKLEYFDDSTTPLLHSRSTIESENGYLREVRFRLGSLQSSQFAVSPVQHVMSTKKPYYFDFAGNHGKSRPYPILDDLAQLGATGYLAVPILQKGVSYAFLSLVTDKTNGWSNEEQIFLNQVLKILSLQWMNFIQNELTESLLSIYLGKRTGSTVYSGKIYLGELDKIKSVIWFSDIRNYSGMSEKLSPPEIIQLLNDYFGLAIPLIEAHGGEVLKLLGDGILAVFPYTESNKTFVGKKVLLAVRKLGERLFLHNQTRELEEKLPIHHGVGLHSGEILYGNIGSTERLDFTVIGEAVNLTSRIAGMCGELGKAVLASESLAEQIPIRWEELGEHKLKGISSPKKIFAISERTKRKW
- a CDS encoding NADP-dependent isocitrate dehydrogenase — protein: MGKIKVKTPLVELDGDEMTRIIWKEIKDRFIYPYLDITLEYYDLGVEYRDKTDDQVTVDSANAIKKHGVGVKCATITPNADRVKEYNLKQEWKSPNGTIRAILDGTVFRKPIIIKNIPAAVNSWKKPIAIGRHAYGDIYRDVEILVDGPGKVELVYTDASGKEKQRLLVNDFKGAGVALAMHNLDESIKSFAKACFTYALSEKISIWFATKDTISKKYHARFRDIFDQMAKEQEAAMKAAGITYSYYLIDDAVAQIMKNEGGQLWAMMNYDGDVMSDMVASGFGSLGLMTSVLVSPDGKYEYEAAHGTVTRHYRKYQKGETTSTNSVASIFAWTGALAKRGELDGTPELVNFAVKLEEAIIETIEGGEMTKDLLSLSTAATKKELDTFQFMEAVQKRLDAKLK